TGTGCTGATATTCCCGTAGAAGACCGACAGaccagagaaaaagattgTGACGTTCCACAAGTCAACCCGCAATCGTGGGAAGCAGCGGTggagtatgtacagtatTGGGGGGATGACGGCTCCCACGAGGAAAGAGTAAGGGAGAATCCTCAGTTCGGGGTTTTCGAACATTTTCTGAGGTCCAATGACAGCGTATTGCACTCCGAGAGTGTTAGAACCTATGATTGATTGACCTGTCCACTGGTTCAGCGGGTCCTTCTCAACACCCTTGAGGATGTTGCCCTTCGTGTTCAAGACCCAGCGAATCACGCCGTAATTCACTGGAATGCCGAGAACAGTTCCAAAGATCTGAGAGAAAAAGACCGTTCGCGGTGGAATGTGCATATAGTGTCCGATCTTTTGATCTTGAAGCATGTACTGAGCTCGATACCAAGCGTCGCCAGCGATCGCTCCGTAGGTGGACGGTCCACAGGGGTGACGGTGAGACGCGCCTGCTTTCGTGTGGACCATGTACCCGTACAGCATCTCGTTGAATGTTCCCACCGCGAGCTGATAGTTGGAGATTGCGTACAGCCAACCGAAGGGGAGGACGAAAACACCGGCCGTGGCCAGGCCAACGAACAACGTCCAGACTGGGATCCAAAGGTATCCACATGCGGTGGCCACAAGAAGGATGATAAACCCAGCCATGAAGAGGGCTACGTACCACCACAGGGGCACCTCCTTGTATTGCCTCTGGAGCACATTTAGACGATCGTGATACTGATAGTTGATATTTTGgcccttggccttttccGACTTCCGACGGGAAGCAATGGCCTTCTTCAGGTTCGATTTGACCTGGTAGAACCCGAATGTAGCGATCCAGGTAACTGCTGCGGTCACCTTGGCATAGTCGAAGAATGTAGCCCAGGCATTGTGGAGCCCCATGTACATGAGACCGTGTTCTTCGTAAGCGGTTTGATTTAAGCGAAAGTCCGGGGTCAAAACGTCTAGAACCGGATACTTGGTGCCGTTTGCCATGAATAGCGAGTTCGACATCAGGCCGTGCTTGTATGAGCCCAAATTCCCCCACTTGGCGGCCGGCAGGAGGACCCAACAGCTCACGACATACGCCAGGAACAGAATGACCTGTGTCCACCAGGGTGTGAGTAGAATCGATGAGCCATTCCAGTTGATATTCGACCAATCGAAGGTTAAATTGAGAAAGCCCATTCCCCCTAGACCGGAGCCAATAAAGTTGGCTACAGGGTTGTGGGGAGCCACCCAGCAAAGAAACGCCAGGGAAGACGTGAAAGGAAACACGTACTCGGGGAGGAATTGCCATAAGGTCATTCCCACCagagacagaaagaagatcttGAGCTGACGCCGGGCAAGGGGCGACGAAACATCTTGCTTCCGGAATGTCTCGAAAAGGGTGGTCTGCATGAGGGCCTGTGGCCAGACGTATGTGGGATCATAGAGAAGTAGCTGGCGCGCGATGGCTGCAAATGCGTACCCAACCCAAACAATGGCGAACATGAAGAAGATTGCAACTGCCGGATTAAGTTTTTCCCCGTAGAAGAGCTCTGCAAGTGCAATGGGGGTATAGCCCAGGTTGTACGTAGCACCAGACGCAGCGGTTAACGTAACCAGCACATGTTCTTTGGCACTCCAGGGCGCTGGGTTGAGGTTGAATGACCATTTTGTGAATGGGACACGGATCTCCCAGGCTGGAAACACGCGTGCAAAGAAGTTTCCGACGTAGTGGGTTGCGATCTGGACAAAAAAGATCGAATACGGCGCCTGAGTTGTACGGAAGTGGCTCATCTGAGACAGAAAAGCCCCGGGAACGATAAAAATGATCGACAGGAGGAAATATCGGAAGGTAATCGTGGGTAAGGTCGGGTCATCGGTGAGACTGACCAGCTGCCGGACTTCACGGGGTAGCGCTGCGATCTCTGGATCCTCTTCGGTCTCCTGCTCTATAGCATCTGTCTCGCTGGGCTTCTTCACGTGTTCCTCATCGCTGGACGATCGCTCGTCCACCGACGCCAACTTCTTGTCCACATTGGATATCCGATCGCTGTCGTTGTCCGTCACTGGTGAGGGAGTATCCAAGGGATCCTCCGTTGCCCTCGAGAACTTTCGAGAGACGGCGGACAGCACCATTGATACTGGATGGCGTCGATCCTTGTTACTGGATTCGACTGACCTTCAACACACGTTGAGGGCTTTCAGGCCACGGTTTTTGCGGAGAGGACGAGCTGAACCACACACCCATCATGTCCACCAGCGAGCCACTTCAGTTATAGATAAAATCAATTCCGTTGCCCTCATCGACTAGGCCAAATGACGTGATCGAGTTTTCAATAAGCCACCGAAACCTCAACCGGATCCGGAAGCGGTGCTAAATGTAACATTGACAACACCCGTCCCACTTTTACATGGAAACAGCAAGACAACAATGCTTAACTGTAGCCAAGTTGCGTGCAAGCAATTGCAGCGGGTCCATCTGGTAGGTTGAATTCTCATACGCCGGACCTGCTTGGCAAATGGCGTTATCGGAGGAAGCGCATTCGTGATCGTTCGAGACTTGTTCTCTATACCAACTAGGGCTGGATGAAGCCCTAAATCCTGGCCGATGATTGGCTGCGCGGCTAGAAAAGCGGCCCGTGACCGACACGCTTAATTTAGTCTAGTGGCAACTTTGTCCCAATCCGGTCATCGCTCAACCCtaatcctttttttttttttttttttttttgcggTCTCTCATGGAAGTGTGAAAACAAAtcgagggggaaaaaaataataatataggAGAGCGTAACAAACCCTTTCACTTAACCTTCGGCAAGCCGTCTCCGAGTACAATCCTATCCCATATCTCTGTCGATCCGCTATGTTCCGACCGTCAGGATCAGGACACAGATCCACCCGAGTGATCATGTCAGTCATTGACTTCCATCGACTTGCAGATTGCGTGCTCGCTTTTCCTCCGTCGTACACCATCGGAGAACGGAGTCGTGTTGGTCATGTTTTCAGCTGCTGCTAGCCTATTGATTGTCTCAGATCCTACCGTCCATCCAACAAATAAATGACTAGTTAAGCTCCGACACTACTCCGTAAGCCGTGGGCAAAAGTGGCGACATCTTCTCCCAATCCAATGGTTCCTGAactaagaaaaaaaaaatttcccTAGTGATTTTCCACGTTAGATGGGTATATCTCTCAACCCAGTTATGGGCAGTAGTCATCTTAATCACCCGGAAGCGCCATTAATATGGTTAGTCAACGTATCGTGTTACCGGTAAGATGATGTCAATACCCCGGTCCTCGCAGAAAATGCTACCAAGATGGGCCAAAGCGCGTTGGGCGCCATATGGGAGGGGGTGAGGTCATCTCAATGATTGCTTTGGTAGGATTGTCATACAGTCGTAGTACCATGGGCACATTATCCGCCAATTTTCGATCCCTTGGCAAGGAAATGATGCTGATGCAAGCTGTGGATGATCACGGAGATAAACCAAGTGCGGACGTAGCCTTTCGAGGTGTAGCTGCACTTACAAATATACTGTAAGCCTTACTGGCTAAACAGGTTAGCGAGTAGCTTCTATGGCCGGTCTAGAATTTACCATAGGGGCctctcatcttcatcgattTCCTCGTACGACATGTACTTATTACACGCCGACAtcatctcttctctcttactGAACTGTGATGACTGTGCATTATATAGCACGACTTTCCCACGTGGTATTGCGAGATATGTCATCGCGTCCACAGATAGGGCCGAATATATTTTCGAACCAATGTATATGTGACCTCACATCGTGCAGCCGCATCTTAAGCAAGAGGTGTCTTCTTCGCTGGTCCTTTTGATTGCTACCATCTTGGTTTCATGACTCTTCGTATGGAACTCCAATACGCTCACTCCCTTGGAAGTTGATGGGTAAGACGCAGGGTAGCCTACGATAGGCGGCAATGGGTTCGCTCTAAGTGACATCAGCTTTGagctacttcttcttctcattttgtTCATGGAATCACACGACTTATTGATAAGACTAGATTCACTAGACTGATAACACCACCATATACTACCACTtcattagggtcaacattaaAAGGTGAACGAACCTATAAACGGATAGCAAGAAAAAATACCACGGCATTAATTTCTCCTGCAGCTTTACTAGCCCACTACCCCCAACCGGTTTCACAAGTCAAGAAGCATATATGCACCCGTCTAAACTATTTCCACTGATCGGGGGTCTACTTCTCTCCCGCCTCTGAAAGATGCTCCGCTCCTTCGTACAGTTTAGGCAAGGGCTCGAGCTTTTGCCGCAGAACCCAGACACGAAAATGCCAGACCGTATTTCTAAGTTGGTACATCGCATGCTTCCTAGTCGGAACTGAAAACACCTGATCCAATTCCTCCAGGGTGAGAGCTATCATACGTTAGTAATTGGCCAATGCCGGTGTGACTAAGGATCACTTACATTTCGTCTCCGGAACGAACAACAACACAAGAACC
This window of the Aspergillus flavus chromosome 8, complete sequence genome carries:
- a CDS encoding sexual differentiation process protein (oligopeptide transporter); this translates as MVLSAVSRKFSRATEDPLDTPSPVTDNDSDRISNVDKKLASVDERSSSDEEHVKKPSETDAIEQETEEDPEIAALPREVRQLVSLTDDPTLPTITFRYFLLSIIFIVPGAFLSQMSHFRTTQAPYSIFFVQIATHYVGNFFARVFPAWEIRVPFTKWSFNLNPAPWSAKEHVLVTLTAASGATYNLGYTPIALAELFYGEKLNPAVAIFFMFAIVWVGYAFAAIARQLLLYDPTYVWPQALMQTTLFETFRKQDVSSPLARRQLKIFFLSLVGMTLWQFLPEYVFPFTSSLAFLCWVAPHNPVANFIGSGLGGMGFLNLTFDWSNINWNGSSILLTPWWTQVILFLAYVVSCWVLLPAAKWGNLGSYKHGLMSNSLFMANGTKYPVLDVLTPDFRLNQTAYEEHGLMYMGLHNAWATFFDYAKVTAAVTWIATFGFYQVKSNLKKAIASRRKSEKAKGQNINYQYHDRLNVLQRQYKEVPLWWYVALFMAGFIILLVATACGYLWIPVWTLFVGLATAGVFVLPFGWLYAISNYQLAVGTFNEMLYGYMVHTKAGASHRHPCGPSTYGAIAGDAWYRAQYMLQDQKIGHYMHIPPRTVFFSQIFGTVLGIPVNYGVIRWVLNTKGNILKGVEKDPLNQWTGQSIIGSNTLGVQYAVIGPQKMFENPELRILPYSFLVGAVIPPILYILHRCFPRLRVDLWNVTIFFSGLSVFYGNISTGYTSAIIGGYVVMYWAYRRRFETWKRYSYMVAAAFDAGFNLNMLLIFLFFGSGKQIKMPNWWGNNADSVERCFAL